In Myxococcus stipitatus, the sequence CTCGGGGTGGGTGAAGCCCGGCGCGGCCACCATGGCCACCTCGCCCACGTCCTCCAGCACGCGGACGCCCTGGCGCTTGCGCGCGTCTCCCGCGAGGTCCTCGCTGTCTCCGATGTTGACGATGAAGCAGCGCCGGCCGCCGTTCTCGAAGAAGCCATGGACGGCGCGCCCCAGGGGCGTGCCCTCGGCACCGGAGGACGCGAACTCCTTGACGAACTGCGCCCAGCCGTTGACGGGTACGGCGCGATGGAGCCGGGCCTGACGGTCGGGGGCGCGGCCCACGAAGGCGGCGGTGGTGGTGCCCACGCCCTGGATGGAGCGCGGACCACCGGGGACCTCTTCCACGCGGATGCCCGGCGCCAGGTCGTTGAGCACCTCACTCCTCCTTCAGGGGAAGTCGGATGAGCAGCGGTTGGGGTTCGGCGGCGAGCGCCTCCGGCGCCAGCGCGAGCAGCTCGCCGCGCGCGCGCACCTCCAGGTGCCCCAGCGCGGTGACCGGGGGCACGCGCGGGAAGCGGAAGCGCCCCTGGTCGTCCGTCCGGGTGGTGAGGCGCAGCGCGGGCAGCTCCACCAGCGCGCCCGGAATCGGCACGTCGCCCGGGCCCACGACACACCCCAGCAGGGCCTCCGCGGACACCGTCTGCGTGACGAGGGGGAAGCGCACGTGGTGGACGACGGAGGCGGGACGCTCGCGGCGCACGGGCACGCGGACGCGGAAGGCCGGCCGCGGTGGCACTCGCAGCCCCGCCCACACGGAGGAGGCGACCGGCGTCAGGTCCACCTCGAAGTCCGTCTCCTCCATCGCGGCGAAGACCAGCTCGCCGAGCAGCCGATGGGCCTCCTCCGGCGAGGCGGCGCCCGCGGTGACGAGGTAGCAGACCGAAATCTGGAGCGGGGCGCGCGCGCCGCCACGCGAGGGCGGAGCGGGCCCCAGCTCGAGCAGATAGAGACAGACGCCTCGCTCGAGCGAGTCGCGGTCGGGGACACCGAGGAACACAG encodes:
- a CDS encoding carboxypeptidase-like regulatory domain-containing protein, whose product is MSRIAGQTPVFLGVPDRDSLERGVCLYLLELGPAPPSRGGARAPLQISVCYLVTAGAASPEEAHRLLGELVFAAMEETDFEVDLTPVASSVWAGLRVPPRPAFRVRVPVRRERPASVVHHVRFPLVTQTVSAEALLGCVVGPGDVPIPGALVELPALRLTTRTDDQGRFRFPRVPPVTALGHLEVRARGELLALAPEALAAEPQPLLIRLPLKEE